The nucleotide sequence CTCGGCGCCGCCACGCTGGAAGAGGTGCAGCAGTGCGGACTCTCCTTCCGCAAGGCGGGGTATATCAAGGATTCGAGCCGGGCTGTGGCGGAAGGTGAGATAGACCTCCAGTCCCTGGAGGATCTTTCCGACGCCGAGGTGATCCGGCGGCTTTCATCGTTGAAAGGCGTGGGCCGCTGGACCGCCGAGATGCTGCTGATCTTCTCCCTGGAGCGCCCCGACGTGGTGAGCGGAGGCGACCTGGCGATACGGCGGGGGATGATGACCCTCTACGGCCGCAAGACCCTGGACGACGGGGCCTTTCGACGCTACGCGAGGCGCTACTCCCCCTTCGGCTCCACGGCATCCCTCTACCTCTGGGAGATAGCCCTCGGACGCTGAAAGCCGAACTGGACAGGATACAGTTGAAGGGAAAACAGGATAAAAGGGAGGGTTCCCCCATGGCGGACATCAAGGAGAGGGCAAAGGCCCTCAACGACCAGATCGTACAGTGGAGACGCCACCTTCACCAAAACCCGGAGATAGGTCTCGATACTCCCAAGACCGAGGCCTTCATCGTGGAGCGGCTCAGGGAAATGGGGATCGACGAGATCCGCACCGGCGTGGGCGGGCACGGCGTGGCGGCCCTCCTCAGGGGTTGCAGGCCGGGCAAGGTCTTGGGGATGAGGGCAGACATGGATGCCCTCCCCGTCAAAGAGGAGACGGGTCTGCCCTTCGCCTCCACGACGGAAGGACGAATGCATGCCTGCGGCCACGATGCCCATGTGGCCATCCTGCTGGGTACCGCAAAGCTCCTGGCCGAGAACCGAGGGGACCTCGCCGGGGCAGTGAAGCTGATATTCCAGCCTTCGGAAGAGGACTCCCGGGGCGCCCTGGCGATGATCAAGGACGGCGTGCTGGAGGACCCGCCCCTGGACGCCCTTATCGGCCTCCACACGGGAAACCTCTGGAAGGGGCCCCGCTCGGGGATGGTGGGCTATCGCTACGGCGCCCTCATGGCAGCGGCCGACTGGTTCACCGTCACCTTCGAGGGCAAGGGCGGCCACGGAGCCACCCCGCACCTGACGGTGGACCCCATCGCCATGGCTTGCCAGGCCTTTTCGGCCATCCAGACCATAGTGAGCCGGGAGACAAACCCGCTTGCCCCGGCGGTCATCACCGTGGGCAGGATCGATGGCGGGTCGGCGCCCAACATCATCGGACCTTGCTGTACCCTGAAGGGGACGATAAGGAGCCTTGACCCCGAAACGCGTTCCTTGCTCGGCGAACGCATCAAAACGGTCTGCGAAGGCATCGCCCATGGCATGCGCGGCAGGGCCGAGGTGACGTTGACCCGGGGTGCGCCGGCACTCATCAACGACAGGAAGATCACCGACGGGATCATCGAGGCCGCCGCCGCTATCGTGGGAGAAGACGCCGTCGCGGAGATCGCTGAACCGACCATGGGAGGCGAGGACATGGCCTTTTTCCTTGAAAAGGTGCCGGGGTCTTTCTTCTTCCTGCCCTCGATGCCCGGAGAAGGAGAGGTCTACCCCCACCACCACCCGAAGTTCGACCTGGATGAAGGGGTGTTCTGGATCGGCTCGGCCGTCATGGCCAACTTCGCCTTGACCTGGCAGTGAGCCCCTTTATCTGAATATTGAGAATCCGGAATTTTTCTTGACTCCGCTGCCTTTTTAATTTACGATAACTGGAGAACAGGCTAAAGCGGCGTTCCGGCATTTTATGCTCCCTTCATCAGAACGAAGATGCTGTGATAGGACATACTCTTGCCAACCAGGACGGGCCGCCCGGCTCCGCGGTCGGGGTTCTGGTTGTATTGCATTAGAAGCGCGGCAGGAAGCCAAGATTCCGGAACAGGATAAGACCTTGAAAAGGTGATGAAAGAGAGGAGATGAGTTGGGTGGGAAAGAAAAAGTTCGTAGCGCTGGTCAGCGTGGCGGTGATCGCCCTCGGCCTTCTGGCCGTCGCCGGGCCTTCGGCGGCCGCCGATAAGGTTTTCAACTGGAAGTTCCAGAGCCACCACACGGCCGGGTCCCTCGCGGTCGAGAGGGTGATCAAGCCCTTCATCGA is from Thermovirga sp. and encodes:
- a CDS encoding DNA-3-methyladenine glycosylase 2 family protein, translating into MRIFRYGHAELSHLKGRDKKLAAAIDRIGMIECRIMPDLFTALVYNIVGQQISSAAADTVWSRMKERFGEITPERLGAATLEEVQQCGLSFRKAGYIKDSSRAVAEGEIDLQSLEDLSDAEVIRRLSSLKGVGRWTAEMLLIFSLERPDVVSGGDLAIRRGMMTLYGRKTLDDGAFRRYARRYSPFGSTASLYLWEIALGR
- a CDS encoding amidohydrolase, translating into MADIKERAKALNDQIVQWRRHLHQNPEIGLDTPKTEAFIVERLREMGIDEIRTGVGGHGVAALLRGCRPGKVLGMRADMDALPVKEETGLPFASTTEGRMHACGHDAHVAILLGTAKLLAENRGDLAGAVKLIFQPSEEDSRGALAMIKDGVLEDPPLDALIGLHTGNLWKGPRSGMVGYRYGALMAAADWFTVTFEGKGGHGATPHLTVDPIAMACQAFSAIQTIVSRETNPLAPAVITVGRIDGGSAPNIIGPCCTLKGTIRSLDPETRSLLGERIKTVCEGIAHGMRGRAEVTLTRGAPALINDRKITDGIIEAAAAIVGEDAVAEIAEPTMGGEDMAFFLEKVPGSFFFLPSMPGEGEVYPHHHPKFDLDEGVFWIGSAVMANFALTWQ